The DNA region TGGAGTATCCGTATCCATGCTGACTAAAGGAGGAAAGGGAATATCTTCAAACTTCTTCTTTGGCATCTAAATTATTTGTCTAATTAGGTCTGTCTAAATAAGTGGATATTCTCTTAGAAGAAATAACCTGAAAATTTTGCGCTCTGCTAGGATTTAAATTACTTAGCAGTCTTTTTGATACCTTGCCATCTCTCTCGCAATCGCTTCAAGTTGGGAGCATGACCACCATAACGCCAACTAACATAAGCTTGGCTAATCTCATCTATTACCTCAGCAGTTGCTGGGGCATGATGCTGATATGATCCTTTGGCATACTCTAAAGGTGTTTGTGCTGGATGTTTAGCTAAACCTTTTTGGGTTGTCCATTGCAGCATTTGTTGATAAAGGCTCTCCATTGCTGGCAATTTCTTTAACCATCGACGATTGCGCCACTCTCGCCATTGTCCCCAACCCAGCCAACCGAAGAAAGCTGCTGTAGTTGCCAAGATTAAGCCAGTCAATACGCCAAACCAACCTTGAGAGAATAAAGCTAAAAACCAAGCGATCGCTCCAATCACCCACTTAAATATTGTCTCAAATACATTATTCAACAAACCTGTTACTGGAGAAGGCAGCCATCCAGCAACCCAATGCCACAACTGACGCAACACACTAAAAGTCTGAGTATCTTCCACTGATGGAGGTATCAGGGGATGATTGGGAATCGGGTCAAAGGCAAACCAGCCATATTTAGGAAAATATACTTCCGTCATCGCATAAGCATCAGTATTACGGACAACATATAGCCCTGTAAATGGATTAAATTCTCCTGCACTAAACCCTGCTACCAACCGGGCTGGGATGCCAATGGAACGCAACATTACCGTCAGAACTGTTGAGAAGTGGTCTGGATAACCACCTTTATATTTGAATAAAAAAGCTTCTACTAAGTCATCTTTTTCTCCCAAATAAGGCAAATCTAAGGGATTTTGGGGAAGAGAGTAGCGTTGCTTTAAATATTGAGCTAAGTAGAGAGCTTTTTCATAGACTGAATCTAGACTTTTAGAAGACTTTGCAACTCGTTCTTGATTATAGTTAGCAAGAATTTCTTCGGTACGTTGCCGGACAATTTCTGCAATTTCGGGAGGAATTTGCAGATAATGCTGTTTAATATCTTGTGGATATTTAGTAGAAGCTTCACCCAATTTAGTACGATCGCGATATGGTACTTCAGACACTACTGTGTAAGTGAGTCCTTCTGATAATTCCACAGGCGATCGCAATCCGTCTTCCTTATCAACCGCGATCATTGGTGTAGGAAAGTAAATCTCTTTGGGATAAGCCATCGCCGGAATTAGATTAGGCAAATCCGCCACCACTGTATAAGTTTGTACTATCTCTTGGGTTTTACCAGCGATCAAAGGTCGATTTAGGAAGATTTGGTAAGACCAAGGCGATCGCTTGATGGTTGTAACATCTTCATTACGGGAAACTTCCCATCCCTTACCCGTATAACGGTCAAATCCTAGAACTCGCCAAAAACCCTCAGCTTGCGATCGCACCCGCATCACAATTTTAGGTTTCATCTCGCCCCGCAGGTTTTGGTTAATTTGGCTATTAAAACCGTAATAAAAGTTATTATCTACTTTACCTGGTTGACCAGTTTGATTTTGTCCCGTACCACTGCCTTGATTATCACCTTTACCTTGGCGGACATAACCGGGATTAATGATACTACGTCCGGTGAAATTACCTTTTATTGGAATCGCAGAACTTACAGGAAAGTTCCGTAACTGATAGCCAGGAAATCTGGGTAAAACAGCAAAAATTGCCAGTCCTAGACCGACAATTAGGAAGAAATTCAGAATTAAAAATTTAAAATTAAGAGTTGAGGAATTCTTCTGATTGAATTTTCCCTTTTCAGTTTTTAATGGCTGTAAACCTAAACGGGAGCGATAATCTAATACTAAAGTTGGGAGAGCGATCGCTAAAAATAACAGCAGCACAGGTGCAAATGCTAAAGTCTGACTTAACGTTGCCGCCACACCCAATAAAATTAATCCTATAACAATCGAATAGCCCAAATTTTTCCGGCGGGGTGTATCAAAGCTATGTAACACCTGGAGTTGAATTAATAACTCAGCCAAACCCAACCGTGTATCATTCAACTCTCCCACTAATCGCCCAAAGAAAGCACCCAGTGCTACTAACATTCCGATGGCGATACAAAACTTAACTGCAACATTGCGATCGCGGCGGCGATAGTAACTCCAAATCGCACCCAGTACACTCAGGGGTAATGCCCAAAAACTGAATGAAGTTTCAGCAGCGATATCCGTCGCCACAATTCCCAAAACAACCAACGCTAGCACCAGCACCCGCAAGGAAATTGAATCTTCCACTTCTATTAAAGGCGATCGCTGCGGATTTTGCCGCCAGAAATTACCTACAGGGACACGCCAAAACCGATTCATCCAGGATAAGTTAAGCATTTCGAGTCTAAGTATAAATGCCACGGAAACAATGCTTAGGACGAAACTGTTCGTCCTAATTTAAAGTATTCCCGTTAGAAGAAGCTTTACTATCCTGCTTTGATGCATCTATACAGGTTTAGCGCCTATTTTATAAATTAAATTCCTCACAGGAGTTTTAAATGTTAAAAAATTTGATTACATGAATGAGATACAATCATAGCCCCCTCTCGAAGAGCGGGGAGGGGGTTGGGGGTGGGGTTCTTCGGCTTTAACTAAGTAATCAAACGAACATAATATGACGTTACCGCGAACTGTAACGCCAAGCGCGAACATAATTTTGTATAAAAAAACAATCCAACCGAATAAATTCTTGTGAAAAATTGGTGGCTTGGTAAAATACAGGCGAGCTAAAATCAGCACAACATAAGAAACTAACTCGTTCCCCAGGCTTTGCGAGTAAACAGTAGACTGACAATTACCTACAGAAAATCAATTATGGTGAGTTTACACCCACTGCTAACCTGTAACCGCAGTTTAAGTATAAGTAAGCACCCTGTTGCTAGTAGTATCTAGAGACAGAAAAAGCCCCAAGGCAACAGTTAGGCAATAGTT from Nostoc commune NIES-4072 includes:
- a CDS encoding transglutaminase TgpA family protein; its protein translation is MNRFWRVPVGNFWRQNPQRSPLIEVEDSISLRVLVLALVVLGIVATDIAAETSFSFWALPLSVLGAIWSYYRRRDRNVAVKFCIAIGMLVALGAFFGRLVGELNDTRLGLAELLIQLQVLHSFDTPRRKNLGYSIVIGLILLGVAATLSQTLAFAPVLLLFLAIALPTLVLDYRSRLGLQPLKTEKGKFNQKNSSTLNFKFLILNFFLIVGLGLAIFAVLPRFPGYQLRNFPVSSAIPIKGNFTGRSIINPGYVRQGKGDNQGSGTGQNQTGQPGKVDNNFYYGFNSQINQNLRGEMKPKIVMRVRSQAEGFWRVLGFDRYTGKGWEVSRNEDVTTIKRSPWSYQIFLNRPLIAGKTQEIVQTYTVVADLPNLIPAMAYPKEIYFPTPMIAVDKEDGLRSPVELSEGLTYTVVSEVPYRDRTKLGEASTKYPQDIKQHYLQIPPEIAEIVRQRTEEILANYNQERVAKSSKSLDSVYEKALYLAQYLKQRYSLPQNPLDLPYLGEKDDLVEAFLFKYKGGYPDHFSTVLTVMLRSIGIPARLVAGFSAGEFNPFTGLYVVRNTDAYAMTEVYFPKYGWFAFDPIPNHPLIPPSVEDTQTFSVLRQLWHWVAGWLPSPVTGLLNNVFETIFKWVIGAIAWFLALFSQGWFGVLTGLILATTAAFFGWLGWGQWREWRNRRWLKKLPAMESLYQQMLQWTTQKGLAKHPAQTPLEYAKGSYQHHAPATAEVIDEISQAYVSWRYGGHAPNLKRLRERWQGIKKTAK